From the Cryptomeria japonica chromosome 2, Sugi_1.0, whole genome shotgun sequence genome, one window contains:
- the LOC131072772 gene encoding ankyrin repeat-containing protein At2g01680-like, with protein MDSRVFEAAHLGNINAIRDLIDESADVLEQATSSSHNSVLHVAARTGQADFVSEILRIKPEILSYVNSKRDTALHEAAGEGHSAVVKVLLDKDQRIAYKVNQDYETVLFLACKEGHVHVVNQLIQVASLLALDSEKPDERTSLHAASARVHEDIVKELIKARPGLVGKVDNQASSPLHLAAPHGHLEVTRALTALHIAAMKGQLSVVHEILSFRPDSADLHSTAGETFLHSAVEANQIEVVKHVVDLLDTSKLIRTKDNEGNTVLHVATRKKLKQMVQWLVTCTTVNVNAVNKQGLTALDILEKEPAHSGAMIIGAALKEFDAKRAYELPLERFKRDDLALKRSVSSINHHVRVHHFQTANTSNRVNGMAKELRQLHTEGIKNAGNTVTVVAVLIATVAFAAMFTVPGGLKNDGDDEGTAVMAHTVAFKVFVMTDTVALFLSLAIVLILVTVVPFHRKVLMKLLFFINKIMWVAVGCTASAFLAAGYVLVGPKSMWVAINMCVVGAGSMVFMFTSLAWLVAGHQMKKARLRKSKKRGNGERVGRSRSRDPEAIITHLGEEECEANSGETSERFPRRRIHSSSDSDFESSEGNGFHPL; from the exons ATGGATTCGAGAGTTTTTGAGGCTGCCCATTTGGGAAACATAAATGCCATTCGAGATTTAATAGACGAGAGTGCTGATGTTCTGGAGCAAGCCACCAGTTCCAGCCATAATTCAGTTCTACATGTGGCTGCAAGAACTGGACAGGCAGATTTCGTGTCTGAGATTTTGAGAATCAAACCTGAAATCTTATCCTACGTCAATAGTAAGCGAGATACTGCCCTGCACGAAGCTGCAGGAGAAGGACATTCGGCTGTTGTGAAGGTGTTGTTGGACAAAGACCAACGTATTGCTTACAAGGTTAATCAGGATTATGAAACGGTCCTCTTTCTTGCTTGCAAGGAAGGCCACGTTCATGTGGTTAATCAATTGATTCAAGTCGCTTCCTTGCTTGCCCTCGACTCTGAAAAACCAGACGAGAGGACGTCTCTTCATGCTGCATCAGCCAGAGTACACGAAG ACATAGTAAAGGAGCTGATTAAGGCGAGACCTGGGCTGGTCGGAAAAGTGGACAATCAAGCAAGCAGCCCGTTACATTTAGCTGCGCCACACGGCCATCTGGAAGTAACTAGAGCATT AACGGCTCTCCATATCGCAGCGATGAAAGGACAGCTCAGCGTTGTTCATGAAATACTGTCCTTCAGGCCTGACTCTGCCGACTTGCATTCCACAGCTGGTGAAACCTTTTTACATTCTGCAGTGGAGGCGAACCAGATCGAAGTTGTCAAGCACGTGGTTGACCTTCTTGACACGTCCAAGCTTATCAGGACAAAAGACAACGAGGGCAATACAGTCCTACATGTGGCTACCAGGAAAAAACTCAAGCAG ATGGTCCAGTGGCTGGTGACGTGTACAACTGTAAATGTGAACGCAGTGAACAAACAAGGGCTGACGGCCCTGGATATCTTGGAGAAAGAACCGGCTCATTCTGGAGCCATGATAATTGGGGCTGCGCTCAAGGAATTCGATGCGAAGCGCGCCTACGAACTTCCTCTGGAGCGCTTCAAGCGGGACGACCTCGCTCTCAAACGCAGCGTGAGCTCAATTAATCACCACGTTCGTGTTCATCATTTCCAGACGGCCAACACGAGTAATCGAGTGAACGGCATGGCAAAAGAACTGCGGCAGCTGCACACAGAAGGAATAAAAAATGCAGGGAACACTGTGACTGTGGTGGCGGTGCTCATCGCTACAGTGGCCTTCGCCGCCATGTTCACCGTGCCGGGCGGCTTAAAAAACGACGGCGATGACGAAGGCACTGCTGTGATGGCACACACCGTCGCCTTCAAAGTGTTTGTAATGACTGACACCGTGGCTTTATTCTTGTCGCTTGCTATAGTTCTGATTCTGGTGACCGTGGTGCCCTTCCATAGGAAAGTGTTGATGAAgcttttgttcttcatcaataagATTATGTGGGTGGCTGTTGGATGCACTGCCTCGGCTTTTCTGGCTGCAGGTTATGTGCTGGTGGGGCCGAAAAGTATGTGGGTTGCAATTAACATGTGTGTCGTTGGAGCAGGAAGCATGGTGTTTATGTTCACTTCTCTTGCCTGGCTGGTTGCTGGCCATCAGATGAAGAAAGCCCGACTCCGGAAAAGTAAGAAGCGCGGAAATGGTGAGCGTGTGGGAAGGTCAAGATCGAGAGACCCTGAGGCAATCATAACACACTTGGGAGAAGAAGAATGTGAAGCCAACTCAGGGGAAACGAGCGAGAGATTTCCTCGGAGACGGATCCATTCTTCTTCTGACTCAGACTTTGAAAGCTCTGAAGGGAACGGCTTCCACCCACTGTAA
- the LOC131072798 gene encoding ankyrin repeat-containing protein NPR4-like, translating into MLDGSGRTALHIAAMKGQLSVVHEILSFRPDSADLHSTAGETFLHSAVEANQIEVVKHVVDLLDTSKLIRTKDNEGNTVLHVATRKKLKQVSKQWPTIR; encoded by the coding sequence ATGCTCGATGGCTCTGGCAGAACGGCTCTCCATATCGCAGCGATGAAAGGACAGCTCAGCGTTGTTCATGAAATACTGTCCTTCAGGCCTGACTCTGCCGACTTGCATTCCACAGCTGGTGAAACCTTTTTACATTCTGCAGTGGAGGCGAACCAGATCGAAGTTGTCAAGCACGTGGTTGACCTTCTTGACACGTCCAAGCTTATCAGGACAAAAGACAACGAGGGCAATACAGTCCTACATGTGGCTACCAGGAAAAAACTCAAGCAGGTAAGTAAGCAGTGGCCCACAATTAGGTAG